The following are encoded together in the Pedobacter steynii genome:
- a CDS encoding SCO family protein encodes MRLNLSCLFLLFLFSCKEEPKRLPFLQMEQSERVVDGKTVIDTVFRTIPAFKLLNQDSMAVTEKDFNGAIYVADFFFTSCPTICPVMHRNLLKVYKKYEGNPEVKLASHTIDVKYDVPSRMKAYASKLGVKGTQWEYLWGTKEEIYALAERNYIVAAKEDKNVPGGFMHQGYLILVDKEKRIRGAYDGTVDKDVKKLMEDMDILLNEYKTKK; translated from the coding sequence ATGAGATTAAACTTAAGCTGTCTTTTCTTATTGTTTCTTTTTAGCTGTAAGGAAGAACCCAAACGCCTGCCCTTTTTGCAAATGGAACAATCCGAAAGGGTTGTTGACGGTAAAACGGTTATAGATACTGTTTTCAGGACGATTCCCGCATTTAAACTGTTAAATCAGGATAGTATGGCGGTAACCGAAAAAGACTTCAACGGAGCGATTTATGTGGCTGATTTCTTTTTCACATCCTGTCCGACCATTTGTCCTGTTATGCACAGGAACCTGTTAAAGGTTTATAAAAAGTATGAAGGGAATCCGGAAGTGAAACTGGCTTCCCATACCATTGATGTGAAGTATGATGTTCCTTCAAGAATGAAGGCATATGCGAGCAAATTAGGCGTTAAAGGGACCCAGTGGGAATACCTTTGGGGTACAAAAGAAGAGATCTATGCCCTTGCAGAACGCAATTATATTGTGGCGGCGAAGGAAGATAAAAATGTACCCGGCGGTTTTATGCACCAGGGATACCTCATCCTGGTAGATAAAGAGAAACGCATCCGCGGAGCCTATGATGGTACGGTAGATAAGGACGTTAAAAAACTGATGGAGGATATGGATATTTTATTAAACGAGTATAAAACTAAAAAGTAA
- a CDS encoding acyl-CoA thioesterase, producing the protein MTVEDKIKASETRIFKAVFPNTTNHYDTLFGGTAMHMMDEVAFITATRFSRQIMVTVSSDRIDFKKPIPAGTIVELIGTVSHIGNTSLKVRVDIYIEQMYSEDREKAVTGEFSFVAIDEHKKPIKILK; encoded by the coding sequence ATGACAGTAGAAGATAAAATTAAAGCGTCGGAAACACGCATTTTTAAAGCCGTGTTCCCAAATACCACTAATCATTACGATACCTTATTTGGCGGGACAGCCATGCACATGATGGATGAAGTTGCCTTTATTACGGCAACCCGTTTCAGCAGACAGATCATGGTTACCGTAAGCAGTGACCGGATCGATTTCAAGAAACCCATTCCCGCAGGAACAATTGTAGAACTGATTGGTACGGTAAGTCATATCGGAAATACCAGTCTGAAAGTCAGGGTGGATATATACATCGAACAAATGTATTCCGAAGACAGAGAAAAGGCCGTTACCGGAGAGTTTTCTTTTGTCGCCATTGACGAACATAAAAAACCGATTAAAATATTAAAATAA
- a CDS encoding MbnP family protein encodes MKNNIQQLTWILLGSVLMILSACSKKEAGAPEFVETNLAPFSVEFDNIVGERTFSINNTGSPYTNASGEKFSISFLQYFISNIKVATASGQEYTVKQDESYFLINGADKTTRFAKVNVPEGDYTRLTFTVGVDSLRSTMPVEKRTGMLDPAYGGGHESGGMYWGWQNGYIFFKFEGNSSVISDDKNGDPSGKRQFKYHIGGFGGYNAPTLNNIRTVTLDLKAAGIAKVRKDRQSNVHLFVDVMKVFNGKNVFSIAAHPNVMFGDFSAKIANNLTEMFRHDHTEN; translated from the coding sequence ATGAAAAATAACATACAACAACTTACATGGATATTACTGGGTAGTGTACTAATGATCTTATCAGCCTGCTCTAAGAAAGAAGCCGGGGCTCCTGAATTTGTGGAAACAAATCTGGCTCCTTTTTCTGTCGAGTTTGATAATATTGTTGGAGAAAGAACTTTCTCGATTAACAACACGGGCAGTCCATATACCAATGCTTCAGGAGAGAAATTCTCTATTTCTTTTCTGCAATATTTCATCAGTAACATCAAAGTCGCTACGGCTTCCGGTCAGGAATATACGGTAAAACAGGATGAGAGCTATTTCCTGATCAATGGTGCCGATAAAACAACCCGTTTTGCCAAAGTAAATGTTCCGGAGGGGGATTATACCCGTTTAACCTTTACGGTAGGAGTAGATAGTTTAAGAAGTACCATGCCAGTGGAAAAGCGGACCGGTATGTTGGATCCTGCTTATGGCGGAGGCCATGAATCAGGAGGAATGTACTGGGGATGGCAAAACGGTTATATCTTTTTCAAATTCGAAGGGAATTCTTCAGTGATTTCTGATGATAAGAATGGAGATCCTTCCGGTAAAAGGCAGTTTAAATACCATATTGGTGGTTTTGGAGGTTATAATGCGCCGACGCTTAACAACATCAGAACAGTGACCTTAGACCTGAAGGCCGCCGGAATTGCCAAAGTCAGAAAAGACAGGCAGAGTAATGTGCACCTGTTTGTGGATGTGATGAAAGTATTCAATGGAAAGAATGTCTTTAGTATTGCGGCACATCCGAATGTGATGTTCGGGGATTTTAGTGCCAAAATTGCCAATAACCTGACTGAAATGTTCAGGCATGACCATACTGAAAACTAG
- a CDS encoding cytochrome-c peroxidase produces MNKKHWITLLLMGIFILACKKDVVLKDHPVIGEISKFLGFQKPVNFPEPTYNFANNKVTKEGFELGRALFYEPRLSRNNTITCGSCHIQSSAFTQHGHDVSHGIDDRLGTRNSPPIMNLAWNKSFMWGGGIYDLDLQPIAPITTHEEMDEKLENVFNKLRQLPKYTELFKRAFGTEEISTARFMKALSQFMLMCVSSNSKYDQVMRKEGNAVFTAEEQEGYNLFKQKCASCHSEPLFTDGSFRNNGLGISPINDQGLYLATLIGTDRYKFKVPSLRNLRFTAPYMHDGRFLSLAGALEHYNSEVQDTPNLDPLLIKGDKRGIDLTENDKVKLTAFLSTLNDEEFINNKLLAEQ; encoded by the coding sequence ATGAATAAAAAACATTGGATAACCCTGTTGCTCATGGGCATTTTTATTCTGGCCTGTAAGAAGGATGTGGTGCTCAAAGACCATCCTGTGATCGGGGAGATTTCGAAGTTTCTGGGTTTTCAAAAGCCGGTAAATTTTCCGGAGCCCACTTATAATTTCGCCAACAACAAAGTGACTAAAGAGGGCTTTGAGTTGGGAAGGGCTTTGTTTTATGAACCCCGGTTGTCCAGGAACAATACCATTACCTGTGGTTCCTGTCATATTCAATCCTCTGCTTTCACCCAACATGGGCATGATGTAAGTCATGGGATTGACGATCGTTTAGGAACGCGCAACTCCCCGCCAATTATGAACCTCGCCTGGAACAAATCTTTCATGTGGGGAGGAGGGATTTATGACCTGGATCTGCAACCTATTGCACCCATTACCACTCATGAGGAAATGGATGAAAAACTCGAAAATGTATTTAACAAACTACGTCAGCTGCCTAAATACACAGAGCTTTTTAAACGGGCCTTTGGAACAGAGGAGATCAGCACGGCCAGGTTTATGAAAGCATTGTCGCAGTTTATGCTGATGTGTGTCAGCAGCAATTCCAAATATGATCAGGTAATGAGAAAGGAAGGAAATGCAGTTTTTACTGCGGAAGAGCAGGAAGGTTACAACTTGTTTAAGCAGAAATGTGCTTCCTGTCATAGCGAACCTTTGTTTACCGATGGGTCTTTCCGGAACAATGGCTTAGGAATCAGCCCAATCAATGATCAGGGTTTGTACCTGGCCACCCTTATCGGTACAGACCGTTATAAATTTAAGGTGCCGTCTTTGAGAAACCTGCGGTTTACGGCGCCTTATATGCATGATGGGCGGTTTTTAAGTCTTGCAGGTGCGCTGGAGCATTACAATTCCGAAGTCCAGGATACGCCGAATCTGGATCCCTTATTAATAAAAGGAGACAAAAGAGGCATAGACCTCACAGAAAATGATAAGGTTAAGCTAACGGCTTTCCTATCCACTTTAAATGATGAAGAGTTTATCAATAACAAACTCTTAGCCGAACAATAA
- a CDS encoding sensor protein KdpD, which yields MEENKSGSVKDFLDLVKRSRRGKFKVYIGMSAGVGKTYRMLQESHALLKNGIDLQIGYIETHNRVETHALLAGVPVIPRRKIFYKGKELEEMDVQGIINIHPEVVIVDELAHTNIEGSKNKKRWQDVVDILEAGISVISAVNIQHLESMNEEIEKITGIPITERIPDKILELADEIVNIDLTADELIDRLKAGKIYDESKISRALDNFFQSEKILQLREMALKEVAHHVERKISIEIPKQIKLRQERFMACISTNNKTAKIVIRKTARLASYYRSPWIVLYVQNSKESGDRIKLDLQRHLINNFKLATELGAEVIKLKSDDITGTITRIADEKEITTICIGKPHLNLFQVIMRTAIFNQLLKHISTTETDLVILS from the coding sequence ATGGAAGAGAATAAGTCAGGTTCTGTAAAAGATTTCCTGGACCTGGTAAAACGGTCAAGAAGAGGGAAATTTAAGGTATATATCGGCATGAGTGCAGGGGTAGGGAAAACCTATCGGATGCTGCAGGAATCTCATGCGCTTTTAAAAAATGGAATAGACCTGCAGATCGGCTATATCGAAACACATAACCGGGTAGAAACCCATGCTTTGTTGGCAGGTGTCCCGGTAATTCCCAGAAGAAAGATCTTTTACAAGGGAAAAGAACTGGAAGAAATGGATGTACAGGGCATCATCAATATCCATCCGGAAGTGGTGATTGTGGATGAGCTGGCGCATACCAATATTGAGGGAAGTAAAAATAAGAAACGCTGGCAGGACGTAGTGGATATTCTGGAGGCAGGGATCAGTGTGATCTCGGCCGTCAATATTCAGCACCTGGAAAGCATGAATGAAGAGATCGAAAAGATCACCGGAATTCCCATTACTGAAAGGATCCCGGATAAGATATTGGAACTGGCTGATGAAATCGTGAATATCGATTTAACCGCCGATGAACTGATCGACCGCTTAAAAGCCGGAAAGATCTATGATGAGAGTAAAATTTCCAGGGCCCTGGATAACTTTTTTCAATCAGAAAAGATCCTGCAATTGCGGGAAATGGCCCTCAAGGAAGTAGCGCATCATGTGGAAAGAAAGATCAGTATCGAAATTCCGAAGCAGATTAAATTGCGTCAGGAGCGATTTATGGCCTGTATTTCCACGAACAATAAAACAGCAAAGATTGTCATACGTAAAACCGCACGACTGGCTTCTTATTACCGTTCTCCCTGGATTGTTTTATATGTGCAGAATAGTAAGGAAAGTGGTGATAGAATTAAATTAGATTTGCAGCGGCATCTGATCAATAATTTTAAACTGGCAACCGAGCTGGGTGCAGAAGTGATTAAGCTGAAGAGTGACGACATTACCGGAACGATTACCAGGATAGCAGATGAAAAGGAAATTACAACGATATGTATTGGAAAACCACATTTAAACCTTTTTCAGGTGATTATGCGAACGGCTATTTTTAACCAGCTGCTGAAACACATTTCTACTACAGAAACGGACCTGGTCATTTTATCCTGA
- the metE gene encoding 5-methyltetrahydropteroyltriglutamate--homocysteine S-methyltransferase, producing MLTNNLGYPRIGSNRELKKACEQFWAGKSTLQNLVQVGKNIRQQNWELQKEKGVDLIPSNDFSFYDQVLDLSLTVGAIPKRYHEVILNKANTELDLYFAMARGYQKEGLDITAMEMTKWFDTNYHYIVPEFTKDQQFKLFSTKLLDEYNESKRLDIKTKPVLIGPVSYLLLGKEKEAGFERIDLIKNLLPVYIDILKKLEEQHVEWVQFDEPFLSLDLTDKDKAAFKYVYAEIKKQFPKLKTLLTTYFEALKDNTELTVSLPVHALHIDLVRNPEQLQPVLSAIPANLILSIGVVDGRNIWKNDFRSSLQLIETAKEQIGAGRLIISPSCSLIHSPCDLDLETNEATLTPEIKQWLSFAKQKVEEVVTLKQLAENDASAQAKLKSNDQASNNRKTSALIHNPLIKQRVAGIEEKDEQRLQPYSVRSVSQKEALKLPSFPTTTIGSFPQTAEVRSWRAKFKKGELSQQEYDALIEKETKETILFQEETGIDVLVHGEFERNDMVEYFGEQLAGFTFTKNGWVQSYGSRCVKPPIIYGDVHRPAPMTVRWSSFAQSLSEKWVKGMLTGPVTILQWSFVRNDQPRSETCTQIALAIRDEVVDLEKAGIRIIQIDEPAIREGLPLRKADWQNYLHWAVRAFRISASGVQDDTQIHTHMCYSEFNDIIQNIADMDADVITIECSRSQMELLDAFADFKYPNEIGPGVYDIHSPRVPAKEEMVFLLEKARSVIPSAQLWVNPDCGLKTRHWEETKKALTEMVAAAKVLREYVEEAVTL from the coding sequence ATGCTAACAAACAATCTAGGCTACCCGCGTATAGGTAGTAACAGAGAGCTCAAAAAGGCCTGCGAGCAATTTTGGGCAGGTAAGAGTACCCTTCAAAACCTGGTACAGGTAGGGAAAAACATTCGCCAGCAAAACTGGGAACTGCAAAAAGAGAAAGGAGTCGACCTGATTCCTTCCAACGACTTTTCATTTTATGATCAGGTATTAGACCTGTCTCTAACCGTAGGAGCTATTCCCAAGCGTTACCATGAGGTGATTCTGAACAAGGCCAATACCGAGCTGGATCTTTATTTTGCCATGGCCAGGGGTTATCAGAAAGAAGGTCTGGACATTACTGCCATGGAAATGACCAAATGGTTTGATACCAATTACCATTATATTGTGCCGGAATTTACCAAAGACCAGCAATTTAAACTGTTCTCCACCAAATTACTGGACGAATATAATGAGAGCAAAAGACTGGATATTAAAACTAAACCTGTCCTGATCGGTCCGGTATCTTATTTATTATTGGGTAAAGAAAAAGAAGCGGGTTTTGAGCGGATCGACCTGATTAAAAATCTGTTGCCGGTATATATTGACATCCTTAAAAAACTGGAAGAGCAACATGTGGAATGGGTACAGTTTGATGAACCTTTTCTTTCTTTAGACCTGACAGACAAAGATAAAGCCGCATTTAAATACGTATATGCAGAGATCAAAAAACAGTTTCCTAAACTTAAGACCTTACTGACCACTTATTTTGAAGCCTTAAAAGACAATACTGAACTGACCGTTTCTCTTCCTGTACATGCTTTACATATTGACCTGGTTAGAAATCCGGAGCAATTACAGCCTGTTTTATCTGCTATACCTGCCAACCTGATACTTTCGATAGGAGTGGTAGATGGTAGAAACATCTGGAAAAATGATTTCCGTTCTTCCCTGCAATTAATAGAAACGGCAAAAGAGCAGATCGGTGCAGGTCGTTTGATCATTAGCCCTTCCTGTTCTTTGATTCATTCGCCATGCGACCTGGACCTGGAAACCAATGAAGCTACTTTAACGCCAGAAATCAAACAATGGTTGTCTTTTGCGAAGCAAAAAGTAGAAGAGGTCGTAACCCTGAAACAATTGGCTGAAAATGATGCTTCAGCACAAGCAAAACTGAAAAGCAATGACCAGGCCAGTAATAACAGAAAAACGTCTGCTTTAATCCATAATCCATTGATAAAACAAAGGGTTGCCGGAATTGAAGAAAAAGATGAGCAACGTCTGCAGCCTTATTCGGTAAGGAGTGTTTCCCAAAAAGAAGCCTTAAAACTGCCATCATTCCCGACTACTACCATCGGTTCATTTCCGCAAACTGCAGAAGTGAGAAGCTGGAGGGCGAAATTCAAAAAAGGCGAATTGAGCCAGCAGGAATACGATGCGCTGATTGAAAAAGAAACGAAAGAAACCATTCTTTTCCAGGAAGAAACAGGTATTGATGTTTTGGTTCACGGAGAGTTTGAGCGTAATGACATGGTGGAGTATTTCGGTGAGCAGCTGGCAGGATTTACCTTTACCAAAAACGGATGGGTACAAAGTTATGGCAGCAGATGCGTGAAACCACCGATTATTTATGGTGATGTTCACCGTCCGGCACCAATGACGGTAAGGTGGTCTTCTTTTGCGCAGTCATTGAGCGAAAAATGGGTGAAAGGAATGTTGACCGGTCCGGTAACGATCCTGCAATGGTCTTTTGTGCGTAATGACCAGCCACGTTCTGAAACCTGTACACAGATTGCACTGGCCATCAGAGATGAAGTGGTAGACCTGGAAAAAGCAGGGATAAGAATTATTCAGATTGATGAGCCGGCAATTCGGGAAGGTTTGCCTTTACGTAAGGCCGATTGGCAGAATTATTTGCACTGGGCGGTACGTGCTTTCCGTATTTCGGCCAGTGGAGTACAGGATGATACACAAATTCATACCCATATGTGCTATTCTGAATTTAATGACATTATTCAGAATATTGCAGATATGGATGCGGATGTGATCACTATTGAATGTTCCCGTTCTCAAATGGAGTTATTAGATGCTTTTGCTGATTTTAAATATCCAAATGAAATAGGACCAGGGGTTTACGATATTCATTCGCCACGTGTTCCGGCAAAAGAAGAGATGGTTTTTCTCCTGGAAAAAGCCCGTTCAGTAATTCCTTCGGCACAACTTTGGGTGAATCCGGATTGCGGTTTAAAGACCAGACATTGGGAGGAAACAAAAAAAGCACTGACAGAAATGGTCGCTGCTGCAAAAGTACTGCGGGAATATGTTGAAGAAGCTGTAACTTTGTAA
- a CDS encoding beta-ketoacyl-ACP synthase III, with translation MRIRKNAVITGVGGYVPETVLSNKDLEKMVETNDEWIVSRTGIRERRIVNDANVATSDLATRALKKLLQDGDIHPDEIDCVIVSTSTPDYVMVSTGSMVCEKAELKNAWGIDTNAACSGFLYALTLGASMIESGRCKRVVVIGADKNSSIVNYKDRNTCILFGDGAGAVLLEQTEEEVGLIDSFFRTDGSGKENLIVTAGGSKYPASQETLDQNLHYVRQDGRVVFKAAIQGMTNTCREILRANDLDIKQINYLIPHQANLRIIQAVGEQLNLTDSQVKVNISRYGNTTAATIPLCLWDFKDDFKYGDKLLLTAFGAGFSWGATYLKWGKLRGK, from the coding sequence ATGAGAATACGTAAAAATGCGGTGATAACCGGAGTTGGTGGTTATGTTCCGGAAACTGTTTTGAGCAACAAGGACCTGGAAAAAATGGTGGAAACTAATGATGAGTGGATCGTTTCCAGAACAGGGATCAGGGAGAGAAGAATAGTTAATGATGCCAATGTGGCGACTTCAGACCTGGCAACCAGAGCCTTGAAAAAATTGCTTCAGGATGGGGACATTCATCCTGATGAAATAGACTGTGTGATTGTATCCACCTCTACTCCAGACTATGTGATGGTCTCTACCGGAAGTATGGTGTGTGAAAAAGCAGAACTAAAGAATGCCTGGGGAATAGATACCAATGCGGCTTGCAGTGGTTTCCTTTATGCTTTGACGCTTGGCGCAAGCATGATTGAAAGCGGACGTTGTAAGCGTGTGGTGGTTATTGGTGCAGATAAAAACAGTTCGATCGTAAACTATAAAGACCGCAATACCTGTATTCTTTTTGGAGATGGTGCCGGAGCGGTTTTACTGGAACAAACAGAAGAAGAAGTCGGATTAATAGATAGTTTTTTCAGAACAGATGGCAGCGGTAAGGAAAACCTGATCGTTACTGCCGGAGGTTCCAAATATCCTGCATCTCAGGAAACCCTGGATCAGAATTTACATTATGTGCGTCAGGACGGTCGTGTGGTGTTTAAAGCCGCGATTCAGGGCATGACGAATACCTGTAGAGAAATCCTCAGGGCAAATGATTTAGACATTAAACAAATCAATTATCTGATTCCTCACCAGGCGAACCTGCGGATCATTCAGGCCGTAGGGGAGCAGTTAAACTTAACAGATTCACAGGTCAAAGTAAACATCAGCCGTTACGGAAATACTACTGCAGCAACGATTCCATTGTGCTTATGGGATTTTAAAGATGATTTCAAATATGGTGATAAACTTTTATTAACCGCTTTTGGAGCCGGATTCTCATGGGGTGCTACCTATTTAAAATGGGGCAAACTGAGGGGGAAATAG
- a CDS encoding porin → MKKLLTLSAVLGTALCTYGQEEPKIKVTGYLETYYGYDFNKPSDNNRPGFIYSHNRHNEVNLNLGFIKGSYDNGNIRANVALMAGTYSNANLAAEPGVLKNVLEANAGIKLSKTANLWVDAGIFSSHIGFESAVSKDCWVLTRNISSENTPYYESGAKITYGTNDGKFTATALYLNGWQRINRQNANSQPAGGVQLTWKPTDKITVNYSNFLGTEGADSVRVRRFYHNVYGIFQVTDHFGVTLGIDYGTQQKEKGSSSKNEVFSPVAIAQYRFNSNWALAGRVEHYQDKNGVFIATGTANGFKTTGYSLNVDYAPFPNAVVRLEGKVYDSKDKIFVREPSLVNYNAAMTASIAVSF, encoded by the coding sequence ATGAAGAAACTACTTACATTATCAGCAGTATTAGGTACTGCACTATGCACTTACGGACAGGAAGAACCTAAGATTAAAGTTACAGGTTACCTGGAAACTTATTACGGATACGATTTCAATAAACCATCAGATAACAACAGACCGGGATTTATCTATTCCCATAACCGCCATAATGAAGTGAACTTAAACCTTGGTTTTATAAAAGGCAGCTACGATAATGGAAACATCAGGGCAAATGTGGCACTGATGGCCGGAACTTATTCCAATGCCAATTTAGCGGCTGAACCAGGAGTTCTAAAAAATGTACTGGAAGCCAATGCCGGGATTAAACTTTCTAAAACAGCCAACCTTTGGGTTGATGCGGGGATTTTCTCTTCTCATATCGGTTTTGAAAGCGCAGTATCAAAAGATTGCTGGGTTCTGACCCGTAACATCTCTTCTGAAAATACGCCATATTACGAATCAGGAGCTAAAATCACTTACGGAACCAATGATGGTAAATTTACGGCAACAGCACTTTACCTGAACGGATGGCAGCGCATCAATCGTCAGAATGCCAACAGTCAGCCTGCAGGAGGAGTACAGCTAACCTGGAAACCTACTGATAAGATTACTGTAAACTATAGTAATTTCTTAGGAACTGAAGGAGCTGATTCTGTTCGTGTCCGTCGTTTTTATCATAACGTATACGGGATTTTCCAGGTTACCGATCATTTTGGTGTAACCCTTGGAATTGACTACGGCACGCAACAGAAAGAAAAAGGAAGTTCTTCAAAAAATGAAGTGTTTTCACCGGTGGCAATTGCCCAGTACCGTTTCAATAGCAATTGGGCTCTGGCAGGTAGGGTAGAACATTATCAGGATAAGAACGGTGTTTTTATTGCGACAGGAACGGCTAACGGATTTAAAACAACAGGATATTCGCTGAATGTAGATTATGCACCATTCCCGAATGCGGTAGTCAGACTGGAAGGTAAAGTTTACGATAGCAAGGATAAGATTTTTGTCCGTGAGCCAAGTCTGGTGAATTATAATGCGGCAATGACGGCAAGTATTGCAGTATCGTTCTAA
- a CDS encoding HAMP domain-containing sensor histidine kinase has translation MKIKTKLRLGFGFLFVVVIFFGAISLFYMNKISLSSKVILKDNYETLNYTSNMRAVLDEHPLPLSESAKKSFENYLELEGKNVTEKGEGEAVAALRKAYESIKSPAVSLVEKQGAVTTLRSALRLIDKLNMDAIVGKNDAAQKAIEKAAMYVIFAASICFLILFSFIVNFPGFVANPLREFSEAIREISRKNYKQRLEFKGSDEFSELAISFNTMAQELNKWENSNLSKIQSEKLRIEAIIEQMQDAIIGLNEKKEILFFNKVAGELLNLSGEAVVGQNAEALMKKNDLLNRILQDQQSDKAMKIYADNKESYFQLERREITVPNYEGQSDVAMNQTAKAAGEVYILKNITQFKELDEAKTNFIATVSHELKTPISSIKMSLKLMDDERVGAMNVEQKELVQHIREDCGRLLKITSELLDLAQVETGNLQLNFVKSDPRKIAIYAMDSVRFQAEQKNIELELISRNNLPKINVDVEKTAWVLVNFLSNALRYSSEKSKVQIQIIEKGEEIEFSVRDFGKGIEEIYQKRLFDKYFQVPTDGNNKSGSGLGLAISKDFIEAESGKIWVESALGEGSKFCFSLPIAP, from the coding sequence ATGAAAATCAAAACCAAACTCCGCCTCGGATTCGGATTCCTGTTCGTGGTGGTTATCTTCTTTGGAGCAATTTCTTTGTTTTACATGAATAAAATCTCGCTGAGTTCTAAGGTGATCCTGAAGGATAATTATGAAACCCTGAACTATACCAGCAATATGCGTGCAGTATTGGATGAGCATCCTTTGCCACTTTCGGAAAGCGCAAAGAAAAGCTTTGAAAATTACCTGGAGCTGGAAGGAAAAAATGTAACGGAAAAAGGAGAGGGCGAAGCTGTTGCAGCCTTGCGTAAAGCTTATGAAAGTATAAAAAGCCCTGCTGTAAGCCTGGTTGAAAAACAGGGGGCAGTGACTACATTGAGGTCCGCACTCCGGCTCATTGACAAATTGAATATGGATGCGATTGTGGGTAAAAACGATGCTGCACAGAAAGCCATAGAAAAGGCCGCAATGTACGTGATCTTTGCTGCTTCAATTTGTTTTCTGATCCTATTTTCTTTTATTGTAAATTTTCCTGGTTTCGTGGCCAATCCATTGAGGGAATTCTCTGAAGCGATCCGTGAAATCAGTCGCAAAAACTATAAACAACGATTGGAATTTAAAGGCTCCGACGAGTTTTCTGAACTTGCAATTTCCTTTAATACCATGGCCCAGGAGCTCAACAAATGGGAAAATAGCAATCTTTCTAAAATTCAGTCTGAAAAATTAAGGATAGAAGCGATTATTGAACAAATGCAGGATGCGATTATCGGATTGAATGAAAAGAAAGAAATCCTCTTTTTTAATAAGGTGGCAGGTGAGTTGCTGAACCTGAGCGGAGAGGCTGTTGTTGGTCAGAATGCAGAAGCTCTGATGAAAAAGAACGACCTGTTAAACCGGATTCTTCAGGATCAGCAAAGCGATAAAGCCATGAAAATATATGCGGATAATAAAGAGTCCTATTTCCAGCTGGAAAGAAGAGAAATTACGGTTCCGAACTATGAGGGACAGAGTGATGTGGCCATGAATCAAACTGCAAAAGCTGCCGGAGAAGTATATATCCTGAAAAATATCACCCAGTTCAAAGAGCTGGACGAAGCGAAAACCAATTTTATTGCTACCGTGTCCCATGAATTAAAAACACCGATCTCTTCCATTAAAATGAGCTTAAAGCTGATGGATGATGAGCGGGTGGGAGCGATGAATGTGGAACAAAAAGAATTGGTACAACACATCCGGGAAGACTGCGGCAGATTGTTAAAGATTACCAGTGAATTGCTGGACCTTGCTCAGGTTGAAACAGGAAACCTTCAGTTGAATTTCGTAAAATCTGATCCCCGCAAGATTGCGATCTATGCAATGGATTCGGTCAGGTTTCAGGCCGAGCAAAAAAACATTGAACTGGAGCTGATCAGTAGGAATAACCTGCCTAAGATAAACGTAGACGTAGAAAAAACAGCATGGGTACTGGTCAACTTCCTGTCTAATGCACTTCGTTACAGTTCTGAGAAATCAAAAGTGCAGATCCAGATTATAGAAAAGGGAGAGGAGATTGAATTTTCTGTACGGGACTTCGGAAAAGGAATAGAGGAGATCTATCAAAAGAGACTGTTTGATAAGTATTTTCAGGTTCCTACAGATGGCAATAACAAGTCGGGATCCGGATTAGGGCTGGCCATTTCCAAAGACTTTATCGAAGCTGAGAGTGGAAAGATCTGGGTGGAAAGCGCACTGGGTGAAGGCAGTAAATTCTGCTTTTCTTTACCTATTGCCCCTTAA